A window of Psychromonas sp. CNPT3 contains these coding sequences:
- a CDS encoding DEAD/DEAH box helicase family protein has protein sequence MSNTADKHRLLINTVISQNTFEHQRKAAQRAFLHFNNNNRAVVIIAEMQSGKSGIALVLSCIQRQKLNDIDICDHKQLKDTLYLVTMADLSLLEQAKKDLASCNNVVVSNFINYESALASQFKNQPPKLIIIDECHYGAGSNAIRYSKIFDYLEKDNTLCNVAFISATPFSALYSAGSDSILRHNFKTSLVFHEASNEYHGIREMHHHNQIVQLTEDQRSFCEESLLRKRFIRQFKEHKHSGWSLIRVPSGQAQTAKNILLENGITEDQIIIIGQSLVGVDEVDLASIEDFKREYQTASMFDEKLIAITVAGFRAGINFGHEMKCTLINTWDSTIANIAAIVQANIGRACGYHSNTHAKHYTNLDAVSAYSELLAHLESRDASCEFEGLQQVFEEICAKYDVRGFDRGTTIGPTPDFIVTKKQDDRKTYLTKGYVAIPGKLNDPEFDFTELTTDTELLKAIQLIRQSYFDDNGPYKKKGRALRGEHQNWIKAQWVNGATYDNGTNSSAKLRALSFTSSIDNGESIEFNKIVNPGGETTEDKKVMATIFSTYNLSRKMDAYKRSMDLDDMEEICSLLGVETDDTAILLFQRGEFSLPLSDKKLLSNSVLQTTKIRHNSVF, from the coding sequence GATTATTGATCAATACAGTAATATCTCAAAATACCTTTGAGCATCAGCGTAAGGCCGCTCAAAGGGCTTTTTTACATTTTAATAATAACAACAGAGCGGTTGTGATTATCGCAGAAATGCAATCTGGAAAATCAGGTATTGCTTTAGTTCTCTCCTGCATACAACGGCAAAAGCTCAATGACATTGACATATGTGACCACAAACAATTAAAGGATACTCTTTATCTTGTCACTATGGCTGACTTATCATTACTAGAACAAGCTAAAAAAGATTTAGCATCTTGCAATAATGTTGTCGTAAGTAATTTTATTAATTACGAATCAGCATTGGCTAGCCAATTTAAAAACCAACCGCCAAAATTAATTATTATTGATGAATGTCATTACGGAGCAGGTTCTAACGCAATCCGTTATTCAAAGATATTTGACTATCTAGAAAAAGATAATACTCTCTGCAACGTGGCTTTTATCTCTGCGACACCTTTTAGTGCTTTGTATTCAGCAGGTTCAGACTCAATATTACGCCATAACTTTAAAACCAGTCTTGTTTTTCATGAAGCAAGTAATGAATACCATGGCATTAGAGAAATGCATCACCATAACCAAATAGTTCAGTTAACCGAAGACCAACGAAGTTTTTGTGAAGAATCTTTATTAAGAAAACGATTCATTCGACAATTTAAAGAGCATAAGCATTCAGGTTGGTCCTTAATCAGAGTACCTAGTGGCCAGGCACAAACAGCCAAAAACATACTGTTAGAAAACGGCATCACCGAAGATCAAATTATAATAATAGGTCAAAGTTTAGTCGGCGTAGACGAGGTTGATTTAGCGAGTATTGAAGATTTTAAACGTGAGTATCAAACTGCATCTATGTTTGACGAAAAGCTAATTGCTATCACTGTCGCGGGTTTTAGAGCGGGTATTAATTTTGGCCATGAAATGAAATGTACCCTGATCAATACCTGGGATAGCACAATTGCCAACATTGCCGCTATAGTTCAAGCGAATATCGGTAGGGCCTGTGGTTATCACAGCAATACTCATGCTAAGCATTACACTAATCTTGATGCTGTTAGCGCTTATAGCGAATTATTAGCGCATCTAGAAAGCAGGGATGCGAGCTGTGAGTTTGAAGGCCTACAACAGGTCTTTGAAGAAATATGCGCTAAATATGATGTACGTGGTTTTGACCGAGGTACTACCATCGGCCCTACGCCAGATTTTATCGTAACCAAGAAACAGGATGATCGTAAAACCTATCTGACCAAAGGCTACGTTGCCATTCCAGGTAAGTTAAACGATCCTGAATTTGATTTCACCGAACTAACGACTGACACCGAATTACTCAAAGCAATTCAACTTATTCGACAATCATACTTCGACGATAATGGCCCATACAAAAAGAAAGGTAGAGCCCTACGTGGTGAACACCAAAATTGGATCAAAGCTCAATGGGTAAATGGTGCGACTTATGACAATGGAACAAATAGCAGTGCGAAATTAAGAGCCCTCTCTTTTACGTCTTCAATCGATAATGGAGAATCAATTGAGTTTAACAAAATAGTTAATCCTGGTGGTGAAACAACAGAAGATAAAAAAGTAATGGCAACCATCTTTAGTACCTATAACCTTTCAAGGAAAATGGACGCTTATAAAAGGTCAATGGATTTAGATGATATGGAGGAGATCTGTAGTTTGTTAGGGGTTGAAACCGATGATACCGCTATTCTCCTTTTCCAACGCGGGGAGTTTTCTCTGCCACTATCGGATAAAAAATTACTATCAAATTCAGTTTTGCAAACGACTAAAATTCGTCACAACAGCGTATTTTGA
- a CDS encoding tetratricopeptide repeat protein, with amino-acid sequence MITSKDVFAERKSGNLDEAYQMGVQLVENNEYDEWNFKALAWCLVDLIKRDSSSNSQGYLESYIKQLESINVAPSDEILTKQVKFALSLCNPQGQLINQAKSLSKEGNHLQAANIYKQLCLDGLGDSDVQTSLGWELYRLLKQALIQEHINVYSAKRLLADYLKLQLIEKPSRLHSSILQLASRLAGNSSFNLLAFVSYWQLEYLSADDFQPYVNDKGDKYPSLGEKIIQQAAKESVTSNDTERINYILPHLDKAIELFPENIWLKLNKAKVLLKLGLSDEALQFAVEVTRSKVNDYWSWALLGDVNLQIDEAIAQSCYCKALLCYTDDKFTTKIRTKLAQLLVAQGEFSAAKVEVENVLQAKQKEGLKIPDDVSILHSSEWFSSFPTNGNNKSFYQSNIVKAEALLFSQLPFYKACIGDRFTIPDKPNKPKRKIYVKVNRQSEPIEISIPENKHRFSDIGTGLCIKGSFDEGEKYQVYLIQDRDTQVKWDIFSEHVGVVDHVNHKKNLFHFIVNKSINSIISFSDIDFNVEEGDSLLLKVAQFKTKQRLGYRVLSVKQTESLASTAVYREFNRSVRESNGMGFTDDNIFVAPPMISQYSISNGALVKGIAVLNYNKKKATWGWKALKILEVAQDVTS; translated from the coding sequence ATGATTACAAGTAAAGATGTATTTGCGGAGCGTAAATCAGGAAATCTAGATGAAGCCTATCAAATGGGGGTTCAGTTAGTTGAAAATAATGAATATGATGAATGGAACTTCAAAGCATTAGCTTGGTGTCTTGTGGATCTTATAAAACGAGATTCTTCATCAAATAGCCAAGGTTATTTAGAAAGTTATATTAAACAGTTGGAATCTATTAACGTTGCCCCTAGTGATGAAATATTAACTAAACAAGTAAAATTTGCATTGTCTTTATGTAATCCTCAAGGGCAGCTAATTAACCAAGCAAAGTCATTGAGTAAAGAAGGGAATCACTTACAAGCTGCGAATATTTATAAGCAGCTTTGTTTAGACGGGCTGGGAGATAGTGACGTGCAAACATCTCTAGGCTGGGAGCTGTATCGTTTACTCAAACAGGCTTTAATACAAGAGCATATTAATGTTTACAGTGCTAAGCGATTACTCGCGGATTATTTGAAATTACAATTAATCGAGAAGCCATCTCGGTTGCATTCAAGCATCCTCCAACTTGCGTCTCGTCTCGCTGGTAATTCTAGTTTTAATCTACTGGCATTTGTTAGTTATTGGCAACTAGAGTACTTGAGTGCTGATGATTTTCAGCCTTATGTAAATGATAAAGGCGATAAATATCCATCATTAGGCGAGAAAATCATACAACAGGCAGCTAAAGAGTCTGTGACTTCAAATGATACGGAGCGTATAAACTATATTCTTCCTCACTTAGATAAAGCTATTGAGCTGTTTCCTGAGAATATATGGTTGAAGCTAAATAAGGCAAAAGTGCTTCTCAAGCTTGGACTCAGTGATGAAGCACTTCAATTTGCAGTGGAAGTGACGCGTTCTAAGGTCAATGATTACTGGTCTTGGGCTTTGCTTGGAGATGTTAACCTACAGATAGATGAAGCAATAGCACAGAGCTGCTATTGTAAAGCACTCCTTTGTTATACTGATGATAAGTTTACAACAAAAATTAGAACAAAACTTGCTCAATTACTTGTTGCTCAAGGTGAGTTTTCGGCTGCAAAAGTAGAAGTTGAAAACGTATTGCAAGCAAAGCAAAAAGAAGGCTTAAAAATTCCAGATGATGTGAGCATTCTTCACTCTTCAGAGTGGTTTAGCAGTTTTCCTACTAATGGTAATAATAAAAGCTTTTATCAGTCAAATATAGTGAAAGCCGAAGCGTTGTTATTTAGTCAACTGCCGTTTTACAAAGCTTGTATTGGGGATCGTTTTACGATCCCTGATAAGCCGAATAAACCTAAGAGAAAGATCTACGTAAAGGTTAATCGACAAAGTGAACCTATAGAAATTTCAATACCTGAAAATAAACACAGATTTAGTGATATAGGTACAGGGCTCTGTATTAAAGGGAGCTTTGATGAAGGTGAAAAATATCAAGTGTATTTGATTCAGGACCGGGATACCCAAGTTAAATGGGATATATTCTCAGAACACGTAGGAGTGGTTGATCATGTTAACCACAAAAAAAATCTATTCCATTTTATCGTTAACAAAAGTATCAATTCTATAATTTCTTTTTCCGACATTGACTTTAATGTAGAAGAGGGGGATTCACTTTTACTCAAAGTGGCTCAATTCAAAACTAAGCAACGTCTGGGCTACAGAGTGTTATCAGTAAAACAAACAGAATCACTAGCCAGTACTGCTGTTTATAGAGAATTTAACCGCAGTGTTAGAGAATCAAATGGGATGGGCTTTACTGATGATAATATTTTTGTTGCCCCACCTATGATTTCACAATATAGCATCAGTAATGGGGCTCTTGTTAAAGGCATTGCAGTACTCAATTATAATAAAAAAAAGGCAACTTGGGGCTGGAAAGCTCTGAAGATTTTAGAAGTGGCACAGGATGTTACAAGTTAA
- a CDS encoding ATP-dependent DNA helicase, which yields MVKNFIPLEKRWPQLDCFVEHAKNYVYTDPQSALTKLRCYCESVVGILYRELNLPCEPRSNLVDKLKSELFVELVGEEICQKLHAIRMKGNRAVHHNEATTDDALWLLKEAYLIGQWLHKSYSGELHIDYPSFIVPVRPDSIDKLSKSHDEMAIQLAASRQEFVSLEASEKAAQEELSQFSNNVDQSKLDSFKQKATLASNTIDFEQDVTKNNISIEDSFAEYDLTSGQSELVRRLDSFLNDKSSNVFQLKGYAGTGKTFITKGLTEYFRLIGRRFVLAAPTGKAAKVISNKTNCEAYTLHKTIYSFKDLVEYRDEQGIDSETYKVYAQIAVNELSADTVFIVDESSMISDFYQENEFFRCGTGKLLSDFLKFVNLDHNDHSKKVIFIGDDAQLPPIGMKFSPALSSDYLNKQFGLRTDTFELTEVVRQKADSGVMQNSIVLREALNSGVFNHLSLDTEVTDIEEIEHADLMPRYLQSCQNKINAESIVIAGTNKDVLHYNQRIRECFFPQQPQVCAGDKIMAVSNSDRHGFYISNGEFGLVRQVIAPSECKKIVLNPKSKDKRIEVELIFRNVEVGFKDLDGNSRFFNAKIIESLLYSEQPQLSSDQNKALYVDFCMRYPRLPRKSLEFKETLYSDPYFNALRVKFGYAITCHKAQGSEWNHVFVKCKTHEKTLSSGYFRWLYTAITRTANKLYLLEAPKIKVGSNLKTVSSVGSSMIKSASMVTSVSMKVQPEIRNTDVSLSETTAVTAPCNNETFGIPSCEQFLLQLLEAVRQKLVKSGIIVTDIDHKEWQEVYFFNRQEETERVSIWYNSKSKVSQINAPSLSPLSSEVVQLISSLKMGLAHVFPMGNGAAIFSQEFQLAFHERLMPLIINAEITLMSAEEQQWALRYSFSKSGSVAVVDINFNGKQQFTKVHPLRSKCVGADFVLEVEKILTEGLSA from the coding sequence ATGGTTAAGAATTTTATCCCTCTAGAAAAGCGTTGGCCACAATTAGACTGCTTTGTAGAGCATGCTAAAAATTATGTATATACCGATCCACAATCGGCATTGACGAAGCTAAGATGTTATTGCGAATCTGTGGTTGGTATTTTATACCGTGAATTAAATTTGCCTTGCGAACCTAGATCAAATTTGGTCGATAAGTTAAAGTCGGAACTATTTGTTGAGTTAGTGGGGGAAGAAATTTGTCAGAAGCTCCATGCAATTCGCATGAAAGGTAACCGAGCAGTTCATCACAATGAAGCAACAACGGATGATGCGTTATGGTTACTCAAAGAAGCTTACTTGATAGGACAATGGCTCCATAAGTCATACAGTGGTGAATTACATATTGATTACCCTAGTTTTATTGTACCTGTAAGACCTGATTCGATAGATAAATTGTCAAAGAGTCATGATGAGATGGCTATTCAGTTAGCAGCTTCAAGGCAAGAATTTGTGTCGCTAGAAGCGAGTGAAAAAGCAGCTCAGGAAGAACTTTCTCAGTTTAGTAATAATGTAGATCAGTCTAAGTTGGATTCCTTCAAACAAAAAGCAACGTTAGCATCAAATACGATTGATTTTGAACAAGATGTAACCAAAAATAATATCTCAATCGAAGACTCTTTCGCTGAGTACGATCTGACCTCGGGGCAGTCTGAGTTAGTTCGTCGCTTGGACAGTTTCTTGAATGATAAAAGTAGTAATGTATTCCAGCTTAAAGGGTATGCAGGCACGGGTAAAACTTTTATTACTAAAGGGCTAACTGAATATTTTAGATTGATTGGGCGTAGATTTGTGCTAGCAGCACCGACGGGTAAAGCTGCTAAGGTAATTTCTAATAAAACTAATTGTGAGGCGTATACATTACACAAAACAATCTACTCTTTTAAGGATTTAGTCGAGTATCGAGATGAGCAAGGTATAGACTCTGAAACGTATAAAGTTTATGCGCAAATAGCCGTTAATGAGCTTTCTGCAGATACAGTTTTTATCGTTGATGAATCATCGATGATTTCTGATTTTTATCAGGAAAATGAGTTCTTTAGATGTGGAACGGGTAAGTTGTTGAGTGACTTCTTAAAGTTTGTAAATCTGGATCATAATGATCATAGCAAAAAGGTTATTTTCATTGGTGATGATGCTCAATTACCGCCCATTGGAATGAAGTTTTCTCCTGCGCTTTCGTCAGATTACCTCAATAAACAATTTGGTTTAAGAACTGATACATTTGAGCTTACTGAGGTAGTTAGACAAAAAGCTGACAGTGGTGTTATGCAAAACTCAATTGTTTTACGTGAGGCGCTGAATTCTGGAGTCTTTAATCACTTATCTTTGGACACTGAAGTAACTGACATAGAAGAAATCGAGCACGCAGATCTAATGCCCAGGTATTTACAATCCTGCCAAAACAAAATCAATGCAGAGTCGATAGTGATTGCAGGCACTAATAAAGATGTTTTGCATTATAACCAAAGAATTAGAGAGTGTTTTTTTCCACAGCAGCCACAAGTCTGTGCTGGTGATAAAATCATGGCTGTTTCAAACAGTGATCGACATGGTTTTTATATATCCAATGGTGAATTTGGATTAGTGCGCCAAGTTATAGCGCCTTCGGAGTGCAAGAAAATAGTTCTAAACCCAAAAAGTAAAGATAAGCGAATAGAAGTTGAATTAATTTTTAGAAATGTTGAAGTTGGTTTTAAAGACCTTGACGGTAATTCTCGTTTCTTCAATGCAAAAATAATTGAAAGTCTGCTTTATTCAGAGCAACCACAACTGTCTTCTGATCAAAATAAGGCATTGTATGTAGACTTCTGTATGCGTTACCCCCGCTTACCCCGTAAAAGTCTCGAATTCAAAGAAACACTATATAGTGATCCCTATTTTAATGCGTTACGTGTTAAATTTGGTTACGCGATTACGTGTCACAAAGCACAGGGTAGTGAATGGAATCATGTATTTGTTAAATGTAAAACACATGAGAAAACACTGTCTTCTGGCTACTTTCGCTGGTTATATACAGCCATTACCCGTACCGCTAACAAATTATATTTGCTAGAAGCTCCTAAAATAAAGGTGGGATCTAACTTGAAAACGGTATCAAGTGTTGGATCTTCTATGATTAAATCCGCATCTATGGTCACATCAGTATCGATGAAGGTTCAGCCAGAGATCCGCAATACAGATGTTAGTTTATCTGAAACTACGGCTGTAACTGCTCCTTGCAATAATGAAACATTTGGTATTCCTTCCTGTGAACAATTTTTATTGCAGTTACTCGAAGCTGTAAGGCAGAAATTAGTTAAAAGTGGCATCATAGTAACCGACATTGATCACAAAGAATGGCAAGAAGTTTATTTCTTTAATCGTCAGGAAGAAACTGAACGAGTAAGCATTTGGTACAACTCTAAAAGTAAGGTAAGTCAAATTAATGCGCCATCATTGTCCCCCCTTAGCAGTGAAGTTGTTCAATTAATATCTTCTTTGAAAATGGGGTTAGCGCATGTATTTCCAATGGGAAATGGTGCGGCGATATTTTCGCAAGAGTTTCAGCTAGCTTTTCATGAACGTCTAATGCCTTTGATCATTAATGCTGAAATTACACTAATGTCTGCTGAAGAACAACAATGGGCTTTACGCTACAGCTTTAGTAAAAGTGGCTCTGTCGCCGTTGTTGATATCAACTTCAATGGTAAACAACAGTTTACCAAGGTGCATCCTTTGAGAAGCAAGTGTGTTGGTGCTGATTTTGTTCTTGAAGTTGAAAAAATACTGACTGAGGGGTTAAGCGCATGA
- the pglZ gene encoding BREX-1 system phosphatase PglZ type B produces the protein MMLIEYLKDKLRGCAAYNKSNQVAPAAILWTDIDKQWHAAMPFIKKQIPELIELGDYQPDERIGPAIWVKCAIANKLEECVLPEGQTPIIYLPGVGRKDLRAIEQCPEFLKPLAELQYRGCWWAYNSAGRDWTVSSFLANPKVGIALDIAKDKKTLDALINVLPELLETPVASLKGKKLEAEDFYSIVLDDPAKDILGWLNSPAGKQKQWSESKWTIFTEYCLSQFGFIPDSLNILAPLTLLCDAQCEWQSVWTRFEDTANNLPLLVEQLKEIKPDVLAVINPENYLSGNVIDEQSIESAFKTIEGKSKVDLEAEFEAHWQTHSPRKEWLWSRLGLSPWLAILEEVIAVFKHTKIVFSGSSPEVMAEHYSQRFWQADAAVLASMAKTRDIHQQELVANVLAVIYSPWLSETTINFQRLVAQAGYPGKNRIEEPVASYSTGNQVVFFVDGLRFDTAKMLEQKLSKLSIDIDLQPRWSALPSLTATAKAAVTPVADMLTGLQDNDNFIPALADGHATFSSHYLKKLLKEKGWQYLDGLETGKPTGYAWVQTGDLDNMGHKQQRKLPLFIDQILDDVVARIQGLLDAGWSKIKIVTDHGWLWVPDGLPKDDLNKSFGKNRQHRCAILKDNVQHDGLVVPWHWNENVSIAMAPGISAYVAGDYYNHGGLSLQECLTPELNIKIRN, from the coding sequence ATGATGTTAATTGAATATTTAAAAGATAAACTGCGTGGGTGTGCTGCGTACAACAAAAGCAACCAAGTCGCACCTGCTGCTATTTTATGGACAGATATCGATAAGCAATGGCACGCTGCGATGCCTTTCATTAAAAAGCAAATTCCAGAACTTATCGAACTGGGTGACTATCAACCAGATGAGCGTATTGGCCCTGCTATTTGGGTTAAGTGTGCGATTGCCAATAAGCTTGAGGAGTGCGTGTTACCTGAAGGTCAAACGCCAATTATCTATCTGCCAGGTGTTGGGCGTAAAGATTTACGTGCGATTGAACAGTGCCCTGAATTTTTAAAACCGCTGGCTGAGTTGCAATATAGAGGTTGCTGGTGGGCATATAACTCCGCAGGGCGAGATTGGACGGTGAGTTCATTTTTGGCTAACCCTAAAGTCGGTATAGCGCTAGATATTGCTAAAGATAAAAAGACCTTAGACGCGCTTATAAATGTGTTACCTGAGCTATTAGAGACTCCTGTAGCAAGCCTTAAAGGAAAAAAGCTTGAAGCTGAAGACTTTTACTCGATAGTATTAGATGATCCCGCAAAAGATATCCTTGGCTGGTTAAACTCTCCGGCAGGAAAACAAAAACAATGGTCAGAGAGCAAGTGGACGATTTTTACTGAGTATTGCTTATCTCAATTTGGCTTTATACCAGATAGCTTAAATATTTTAGCGCCTTTAACATTGCTATGTGATGCGCAATGCGAGTGGCAATCAGTTTGGACTCGGTTCGAAGATACTGCGAATAACTTACCTTTGTTAGTTGAACAATTAAAAGAGATCAAGCCGGATGTGTTAGCAGTTATTAATCCTGAAAACTATTTATCAGGAAATGTGATCGATGAACAATCGATTGAGTCTGCTTTCAAAACGATTGAAGGTAAATCAAAAGTTGATTTAGAAGCTGAGTTTGAAGCGCATTGGCAAACACACTCGCCTCGAAAAGAATGGCTTTGGTCTCGATTAGGACTTTCGCCCTGGTTAGCAATACTAGAAGAGGTTATTGCGGTATTTAAGCATACTAAAATAGTATTTTCGGGTAGTTCACCAGAGGTTATGGCTGAGCACTACTCACAACGTTTTTGGCAAGCTGATGCTGCTGTTTTAGCTAGCATGGCTAAAACACGTGATATCCACCAGCAGGAGCTTGTCGCGAATGTGTTAGCGGTTATCTATAGCCCGTGGTTATCAGAGACCACTATCAATTTCCAACGATTAGTTGCGCAAGCAGGTTACCCTGGTAAAAATCGGATTGAAGAGCCTGTTGCGAGTTACTCTACTGGCAACCAAGTTGTATTCTTTGTAGATGGTTTACGTTTTGACACGGCCAAAATGCTTGAACAGAAGCTATCGAAGTTATCAATTGATATTGACCTACAGCCTCGTTGGTCTGCATTACCCTCGTTAACCGCAACAGCGAAAGCGGCCGTAACTCCCGTTGCAGATATGCTTACGGGCTTACAAGATAATGATAACTTTATTCCCGCACTTGCGGATGGTCATGCAACTTTTAGTAGTCATTATTTGAAAAAGCTACTAAAAGAGAAAGGGTGGCAATACCTGGATGGATTAGAGACAGGAAAACCAACAGGCTATGCTTGGGTTCAAACCGGTGATTTAGATAATATGGGGCATAAACAGCAACGCAAACTACCGCTGTTTATTGACCAAATATTGGATGATGTTGTAGCAAGAATACAAGGTCTACTTGATGCAGGCTGGTCCAAAATTAAGATAGTTACCGATCATGGTTGGTTATGGGTTCCAGATGGTTTACCAAAAGACGATTTAAATAAGTCGTTCGGTAAAAATCGTCAACATCGTTGCGCCATTTTGAAAGATAATGTTCAACATGATGGTTTAGTGGTGCCATGGCATTGGAATGAAAATGTAAGCATTGCTATGGCTCCAGGAATTTCGGCTTATGTTGCAGGCGATTATTATAATCATGGTGGCTTGTCGTTGCAGGAGTGTTTGACCCCTGAGTTGAATATTAAGATAAGAAATTAA